DNA sequence from the Terriglobales bacterium genome:
CACTCGCTCCCGAGTACAACTACACGCAGGTCCGCTCGTTCACCGAGATCCTCGCGCGCCTCGCCGCTGCCGAACGGCCCGATCTCTTCACCACTCCGCGCACCGTCTCCGAACGCGAAAAAGGCAAGGTCTACTTCGACTACCTCCAGATCGCCGAAGGCAAAACCATCGCCGCGCCGTATGTTCTGCGCGCATTCCCGGGCGCTCCCGCCTCAACTCCCCTGCACTGGAACGAACTCGTCCCCTCGCTCACCCCTGACAAGTTCACCCTCGCCACCGTGCCCGATCGCTTCGCCCGGCTCGGCGACATTTTCTCGCCCGTGTTAGTGCTGAAACAGAAACTCGAACCGGCGCTTGTCAAACTCGAATCTCTGCTGAAGAAGTAGCTGAGCCCTTACCGGAACCACGCAAATCCCACGAACAGCATGTGCGAATCCAGCCCCGGATTTCGCACTCCACGATTTGCATTCGAGAAGTGGTGATACTTATACCCGAATACAACCGCCTCCCTGCTCGCAACTCGAATCTCCGTCCCTGCTGCCAGCTCAACCGTGAAGTTGAACTGCGTCGTGTCATCAAACAGTACCCGCCGTTGGAAGTAGAGAAACCCGCCCGTGTTCGAGAGAAACGGCGAGACGCGTTTCGTCGGACGAAACCGCACGTGCAGCCCAATCGGACTCGCGCCAGCCGCGTAAACCCACTCCCTTTGGTAGTTGCCCAGATCGTCATTCAGCAGTGCAACCGGCACCACCGCCGCCTGGTAACGCAATTCCATGCCTTTGATAGTTGCGAATCGGCGCGCATATCGAACCTCCGCGAAGAAGAGTTCACGGTTCTGCGCCCATCCGAAGACGTGCCCATTGCTGAACGACCGGTTCAGCCACACCGAGACCTCATGCTTCCCCGGCAATTCATCCTGTGCCGCACCCAACGTAGCCACCACAAGCAAGCCGGCGAGAATGCAAAGGCGAACCGCAATCTTCATGGCTCACCTACAGCCGACTCCAACTGCACCAGCATCCCCGGACGCGTCTCATAATCGCGATACCACGGCGCCTTCCACCGCACCAGGTTGGCCGCGCCGCGTGTCGGCGTCAGTATGGAAACACCCAGCAGCCACAGCCGATTCTTGCTCACCCGTCGCAATCGCGAGCTAACGTATTTATCCAGGGCATCTTCGCCCACCATCCAAACGGTTCCGGCAACCGGCGTCATCACGAAGTCCACCATCCCCGTCCCGTTTGTCATGCCCTTGCTTTCGTTCGAGTAATAAGG
Encoded proteins:
- a CDS encoding acyloxyacyl hydrolase, which translates into the protein MKIAVRLCILAGLLVVATLGAAQDELPGKHEVSVWLNRSFSNGHVFGWAQNRELFFAEVRYARRFATIKGMELRYQAAVVPVALLNDDLGNYQREWVYAAGASPIGLHVRFRPTKRVSPFLSNTGGFLYFQRRVLFDDTTQFNFTVELAAGTEIRVASREAVVFGYKYHHFSNANRGVRNPGLDSHMLFVGFAWFR